From Quercus lobata isolate SW786 chromosome 11, ValleyOak3.0 Primary Assembly, whole genome shotgun sequence:
GTGATTTGTGGCTCTTAAAGTGtaggagttttaatttacatatttatccccgttagttgaaaatttgtaaGTGGGCCTGATGAGGGTATTTGGGCAATGTATTAGTGAGAGTTAGAGTTACATTTTTACCGGattatcctttagttttgtctctacttaaatatAGGAGTGTAGGgacatttttgaactaaaaaaaatgaggaatccaagtaagagaagccccttaaatagtagaaTAGATACATGCATGTGCAAATTTGACGTGGCAAACACCACTTATTCTTGCGCACTCATTCATTGTCATCAACCAAAAAGACACCCTCCTCCACCTTGTCTCTCTTGAGAACTTGATTCCACCACGTGATTTGTTCACAATTTTATTAAAAGGCTTTCttctgtttaaaattatttaaaatacttttatttttgcgCGCCCGTTGTCGTCAACCAAAGACACACACTTCTTCATATTGTCTCTTGAAAAACTAAGCGACAATTAAAATAAggcattttttatattcatgtattaattaaattaatatttatttaatatttttataaatttttgtatttaagttcTTCTAACATCTCTTTTTCAATCAATAATATAGCTAATCTACTTAATCTTTCTTGGGACAATGTCGATcttagatatgattttattaattttaattttaaaaaacttctttctgcaGAAACAATTATAACATGTATTGTTAGTAAAATTCTATAAGCAATGCATATATTTGGAAATGAATATAacctttttatataatttagtatgtCAATTGGagtatattcttttatttgtaaaatttcttttaaaacatttaatcctaatcaatatcataataaatatcatGTTTGTGAAAAGATTCAAGATGAAGATAGTATTTTTGCAAGCTATCATCATCTCGTATTTTTAGACTGGATTTATATTTTATCCagttgaattttgatttgtcTATAGGTTAAGGATGatatttttgggataattgattttgtttagaccaaataattttttgggcTACCAATGTTTACCAGAATGTACCATATTTTTTGTTCATTGGTCATAAGAATGTATCAGATTTTTTGGACTtgcatttgaaatttttttttcctactatccctactttttcaaaattttggggtcccCTTCCACTTGGTGGCCCTAGGCAATGGCCTAATTGGTCTAGTGGAATGGCCGGCCCTAAGACCATGTTATTTATCTACCATTCAACTAAAAGACTTctacttgtttaaaatttttgagtcagtttatgattaaaaaaaatcaaatagacTTGTTAAATTGACTAACCAATTTtgtcttttagtggaatggtagaGGTTCATAATGAGGACTTAATAATTTCTCCTCTCATAgttgttttttccttttcaacttGACAGGAACATAAAAGTTAACACAATTTTTGCTGCACAGTTAGACGTAATAAAGTTGTGCGTGGtcaagaaaaaatagtgaattCATACAGATCCACATCTCCATCACTTATAACTTACTATGTAACGAGTTATAAtgaaaattatgtaatttttttttttggtactaatATTGCTCCTTCCActtggaaaatagaaaattgaaaaaaatatatctaaagAAAGCAGCCTAGAAATAATCTTTGTTTTATTAAGAAAATGTATAACTATTTGTACCCTTCATCAATCATGGTTGCACCTTGTGCTTAAAAAAGTTGTTTCCAGTTCATCACAGAGTAGGAAGAACCAGACAAGGGTGAAAACGGCCAAATACCACCATTTTCAGAAATTTGTAGCAAAAAAGCACTGTTTCAAAACTTATTAGGGAAATGCCACTTTTATGGTACTCAAGTTTGCCAAACTCTAGTACCATTTAGAACTtgagtttcttaaactcgagttcctagaaGTTTTGCCACTGTGGCATTGCTGAGGTGGAAATTgggtgattaaaaaaaataatgtggtaaTCGAGCTTGGTATactcgagtaccatgcaacacaatactTGAGTATACCAGACTTGAGtaccttttataaataaaatgttgtttattttatttctacagTACTCGAGCTCATAAGcttgagtaccatgtaactttttttttttttggattatcgacgaataaacataaacataaaaataagtagcttttttatgtttttatttatttaaatagaagcattgtaaaatatagagattttaatttaaaaatatgaatttaatttctacattaagtaaaattgttcattattttctcataaaattttttcactgttttctgcataaactatttctaacattctgcataaaattattttctgttcagcataatttaaaaacttgtttactctcttttttgcttaaattattttctgttcactatttaaaaaattgttccctgttttctcataaaacacctaatGAAATCgggttttctaaatttaaaagccaagtctgaatgctttttcatgtttaaatttcacaatgaacgaatttgtttttctgcattgataaatctgtttctacattaataaaatttgctctctgtacatcatgtttactgtatattcgaatctgcttactgcattcataaaatctattttttgcattaagtaaaactgttcattgttttctcataaaaattgttcactgttttctatATAAACTGTTTCTagcattttgcataaaattattttctgttcaacattatttaaaaaattgttcactctatTTTCTacgtaaattattttctgttcattatttaaaaattgttcactgctttctcataaaacacctagtgaaatcgtgttttctaaatttaaacgccaaatttgaatgctttttcatgtttgaatttcacaataatcgaatctatttttctgcattgataaaatctgtttctacattaataaaatttgctctctgtacatcatgtttactgtatattcgaatctgcttactgcattcataaaatctgttttttgcattaagtaaaactgttcattgttttctcataaaaattgttcactgctTTCTACATAAACTgtttctagcattctgcataaaattattttctgttcaacattatttaaaaaattgttcactctatTTTCTacgtaaattattttttgttcactatttaaaaattgttcactgctttctcataaaacacctagtgaaatcgtgttttctaaatttaaacgccaaatctgaatgcttttttatgtttgaatttcacaataatcgaatctatttttctgcattgataaaatctgtttctacattaataaaatttgctatctgcacatcatgtttactatatatttgaattttcttactgtattcataaaatctattttttgcattaattaaaactgttcactgttttctcaaaaaaattgtttactgTTTTGTGCATAAACTGTTTTTAGCATtggcataaaattattttctattcagcattattttaaaaattgctcactctcttttctgtgTAAAACTTCTAGGAACTCGCCCAATTTCCACCTCAACAGTGCCATTGTGGCAAAACttctaggaactcgagtttaagaaactcgagttccaaatggtactcgagtttgccaaactcgagtaccataaaagtggtatttccctaatatgttccgaaacagtgcttttttgttacaaatttctaaaaatggtggtatttggccattttcaccACGAGACAAGTCCctatttaattttagtatattcttaataaaaaaaagggagaaaagaaattCAGGATATTAGCACCTCACTGTAAAACTTAAAAGTCTATCTTTGgaaaaatattactatttatgCTAATCTATTCACATGATGAAACTAATCTCACACGTCACAACTTATAAATATTTCCATAATGCAAACTTGAACAACCAAGATCCATGGGCATTCTATGAGGGGAACGAACTTGGTATAATTTAtcctttaaaaatttataatcctTAGTTGTCATAGAAAACAATTTATCGCTCGGTCAAACAAAAGGTAtagttatgtttttttatttttttttaatttaagagtTTGACTTATGTTTAGTGTGTGAATGTATTCCCTTTTCTCATCCCCTTTccccatatatatatgtgtgtgtgtgtgtgtttctcaaataaaagaagataCTCAGTGTTGTAGAGCTATCCCACATTGGTAAGGTGTGATATTGAGAAGGGGTTTATCACTTGCTCCGCGACGTTAACTGCCGCATGCAGTTTTGGTGTTGACGTGTGAGTGTATTTTTTTATCTCATCCCCCttccccatatatatatatatatgtgtgtgtgtgtgtgtgtgtgtgtttctcaaaaaaaaaaaaaaaaaaaaaagacttatgTTTAGTGTTTCTTAAAGGAAAATGAtgcttatataaaaaatttattagtattttagtcaaatggtaaaaactaaaaagctaTCGATAAGAGATCCTAGTAATACCATCAGAAActccaaacaaataatttgCATTGATTCAAAGATCCTAATAATACCATCAGAAACTAAAATAAATGCTGGAGATTCAAcgctaaaaaaataaaaaataaaaataatgtctgctatgtgtatatatatatatatccattttATTCAACATACCTAAGATTTCTCACTTCTATCTCTCTTCCTCGTAGCCTCCACTCGAAAAACCTCTCTATTTCCTATCTGAGATCctctctcctcctcctcttccatGTAAAAGATTCACACACTAAAACAATCTGCATTAtattgcaacaacaaaaaattgaaataaaattctaatgcttttttttttttttttgctttttgtgtttctgtttttgttgtttttgagtAGTGTTATTTTTGGGAAAATCGCGATGTCGAAGTCAGGAGTATTGGATTTCGCATCGGGTCTCGGTGGAAATATCGACAAAAATGAAGTTCTCTCCGCTGTTGATCAGTAACCACCATCTCTGTTTTCATTGTGTTTCTATTTCTCACTCTAGAATTTCGTTGAatctgttttctctctctcttttttttttctagaattatgtgatttttttgatatcactgtttctctctctaggattgttattgttgtgagagtttcaacctGGTTCTCTCTCTAGAATGATGCTTCAGAACCTGATTCTCTCGCTGCATTGACAagaatctgatttttttttgggatcacTCTTTCTCACTCTAGAATTTTTTGGAATCTGTTTTCTCTTAGAGTTATGTGATTTTTTTGATCActgtttctctctctagaaTGATGCTTCAGAGCCTGATTCTCTCTCTAGAACTGCGATACGTGGATTTTCAATCCGATTCTCTCGCTTCAATGACATTCGAATCTCTCTCTCCAGGGCTCTAgaatgtttctctctctctagaattgTGGttgtgaattttcttttctcagcctgtttctctctctagaaTGATGTTTAAAtcgctctttctctctctagaagCATGTTTGGATCTTTCgcatctctctctctacatCTGGGatcttcattctctctctctctctctagaatgATAGATGTTTTAAATGCTTATCTTCATTCAAGTACTGATTTTGATGTTTGCGGGCTAATTAAGttctaaaattcaaataatcTTAATTATTGATGCTTAACACGCACTTAATACGATTTTGATCTTTGTGGAACACAACAATGGTGGGGATTGATGGATTCAATTCAACGacttttttttatgggaatgttaggtttgggaaaaaaatagtgatgGCTAAATTGAAACCATCATGTTTGTTTGGTTATGCCCAGTGGCTAGTCCTAAGTTATACTTGAGCTAGTGATTTAAGGTatagttgtcagtatcgtaTGATATGCGATACGTATTATACGATATGTATCATATCATGTGGAAAAAGTTCTGTATCGTATTGGCATATTGTAAGTGCTCATGAATCGTACGATACAGTATGCGTATCGTATGAATTGTATCGTATCGTAAAATCGTGTATGAATCATATCGTATCGTAAAATCGTGTATGAATCGTATCGTATCGTAAAATCGTATGTATTATACGATACAtagacaaatgctttaaaataagattttttgttaaaatttgtacttttatttgaatctaagaagttgttagacttgtttttagcaaaaaattattagtttacttaatttagcctactaaaataacatattcataagtttttttcctctttttcctACAATTGGACTACACAGTACACACTTACttttcactttaatatttaaaaaaatttaattttttttttaatttttatcattattgttataggtccaagaaactagaatgccaaaaaaaaaaaaattataaaaaaattattaaaataaaaagaagaataagagatggtaaatgttaatgacgaataacgatgaagaaaattttaatgaagaaataaatttgcGAAATTATAAACATAATGATAGCATTGACTTAGATGGGGTTGATAggcaatttgatgaatatgatgaaaataaattattatttttgggtcatttgtaatatattatcatttttgaatttaagtaatttgaatgtgtatgttataaacacatGCTAGTTTGAATTATTTAGTTAGATTGTTAAATATCattacataagtgatgaataaattagtcattagttgaatacattcaaaatttataatgaatataccctttatatatgtatatttataattttttataaattttattaagtgtttgtgtatcttacgatacacAATAAGACACGATATATGAtacgaaaaaattaaaaattgattcacgatacgattcacgttttgacaactatgatTTAAGGAAATGGGTGAGgcttatcaagaaaaaatatgGGGCCTTGGAACCTTGACTAAGAAATAATCGTTGGGCCCGCTTAATAACACGGTCAAAAGGTCAGATGTGTGGGCATAGGTTTTATTAGTTCTACTTTGGATACTATTCTTGACGAGAAAATATACCATGTATCTGGTGCATGTATGTCCTCTCGTATGGGGGTGGACCCCACATGAGAGGAGGGATACATGTATTGGATGGTATGCTGTAAGTTATGAATGTAGCCAttgagttttgacttttgagtctACTACCTTGGTCTATGTTGAGTACTAGAGAGttgagaagaaaattttatctGGGAATTCAcaataaaaactgattttttactttttattgagGTTGTGTTTTTCTGGCTTTTTTTGGGGTTTCTTAGGTGAACTTCAATGGAATCTGAATTCATGGTAAATTTGTGTTTtagtgaattaaaaaaagaaaaaaaaaacttgggaaGCTTTGTGGTTGTTAGAGGTTGGAATAGTTGTTGTGAGGTTTGATTTCCATTCtgtatttttcttcctcttttacCCTTGATAGTACAACTGGAATTTCAAGCTCTGTTGTTAGAGGATATGAAGCTTTTTCCATCGTACCAATAATTTATGAGTAAATGTAACGcaacaaggaaaaaaattatattggatCCGTTGTGTGTTACATTGATTGTAAAGTTAGTATGCAATGCAACTGTAAAGTGTCTGCATAACTGTGGATAAATGAGCGGCCACCCAGCCTTCTAGTATCTTTAGTCATTATTGAAGAATTTTGTATACCATGAGCTCAAACATATATGCATGGCCTGCCTTTTTACTTGAATGTGGAATCACAAGGAACTGGCAGCATGTTTCATAATTTGTTGGGCTAATCgattaaatattaaaacatcAATTTTCTTATCCCAGTGAGCTTTAACTCAAGTGGCACATTGTCCACTTGTACGGGTAAGGTATAGGGTGAAGTTGTGAGTTCAAGACTCACTAGTTGTGTTTGTGTGATTtccaattagaaaaaaaaatggaaaaaagaggACAACATCAATCTTCTTATGCTCTGTAAATGTTAGTATTTCTAGAAAATCTTCTATGATACCCCTGGTGTGGCACACATAATGATGTGACTTTTCTGTCATTGACCATTTGTTGGCATAATTGGTTTTTGTGGTAAAAGTTTTGATTTGATGATTTAGGTATGAGAAGTATCATGTCTTCTATGGAggtgaagaggaagagaggaaagcTCACTACAGTGACATGGTGAGAGCTATTCCCTTTTTAATGgtctttttattgaaaaatcaaGGTGGTTGTGTAAAAAGAATTAACTGCCCACATAttccagcaaaaaaaaaaaaaaaaactgcccaCTTGCGGCATGTTCTAAGCAATGCCATTGTATTCCTGCCTCTGGAATTGTTCTGTAATAAGCTCTTTTCGTATTAGCTTTCTAAATCATGTTATAAGGTAATTTGACCAATGTGATGATAAAGCCTTGTACTGTATGTATAACGATGTTCAAGCTAGCAACCTGAGGGACTAAGTGATTGAGTCAGATTTATTCACGAGTTTTTGTTTGTTGGCAAGGTTGGCCATTGTTATGCTTATATTTGAGCatgaatcttttttctttcttcattgcTTTATTGGTTAAAATGAGGATTAATGTTCATTTTCTATTGGATTTAAAATCTAACACCTTCTGAATAAGAAAATTGAGCTGTCACATGTGGATTTCAGGTAAATAAATTCTATGATCTTGTTACCAGCTTTTATGAGTTTGGATGGGGGGAGTCTTTTCATTTTGCACCCAGGTGGCCTTTCAAGCTGTGTAGTATAAATTCTTTTCACGAACTTTGCTAGTCAAATCTAATGATGTACATTACTTTTGTTCTTAAAGATGGAAGGGGGAGTCTCTTCGAGAGAGCATCAAGCGACATGAGCACTTCCTTGCTTTACAACTAGGCCTGAAGCCTGGACAAAAGGTTTATTTTTCAGTAAAAGGTGGAGAAACTGACAATTTAGAGATTCACTGTTCagattttgacatttttatttGACATGATAGGTGTTGGACGTAGGATGTGGAATTGGTGGACCACAAAGAGAAATTTCTAAATTCAGGTGAATGGCAATTCATGTATTTACACTCTTTCCTCCCTTCTGGTTTCTAGTATTTGATTAAACAAGAGTTTTACGGAGCTCCATCTTTCAACTTGTTTGTAGTTTTCATGTGCATTCTTGGTACATTAAAATCAGATTGGGTTGTGCTTTGTTGTTCTGGATGAATATTCAGTGGGTTactaacaataaaataataatatcaatcagatttttgagaagagaaaagTGCATTGGTTGGGTTTTACTAGTTTGTAGGATTGAATTTTACAACCCGTTTACAAATTTCAGTTTTTCCTTTGAAGAAGCACTGTTACCAGACCTTTTGGACtgatatctaatttttttaaagttatgtTCATACTAATTGTTAGTGTTTTAAGTTGCTAAATTAAACCTTTTGGCTCATCCTTTGTGTACTTCCTGGGTACTTGGGTTGCGCCCCTTtcttttgatcattttttaatgaattgatTATATGCGTGTGTatgtaagtttttatatttattgaacttttatttttaagaaagagCCTTTTGCTTATGTTTGAAATTGTGATTTGTCGCAGCTCAACATCAGTCACAGGATTGAACATCAATGAATATCAGATATCAAGGGGAAAGGTACATATTGATCTTTGAGTCAATGATATAAAGATCAATTGCATTTAGAAATACTATTTTTACCTcttgtttttatcattttatgatTTGATTAGTTGTTCAGAAACCCTGAATAGTGGTatagttttttcttccctttggCAATAGGCTATAAGGACTATGCTCGGACTTTCCTCTATAGGCTTTGTATTTATGCCCACTAACAttctaaaattcttaaattAGCAATGACACCTGCAAGCTTCTGTTGCTCCACAGGAACTAAACCGCATTGCTGGAGTGGAGAAAACCTGCAACTTTGTGAAGGTTGGTCATATTGCAGGCTAAGTACATGTTTATGTAGTGCATTCCTTTACTTCCAAAtgcttttgtcattttatatcATTCTTCTGtaagtattttatatttattttacaaatgggTTTATGGTCCAATGAGCTCTAACTCAAATGGCACCTTCTTTCCTTGCAAGAGCAAGGTTGAGAGTGATTAGTGCATTCAAGATCCACTGATGTGTgtttaacttaccaataaaaaatgggGTTTATGGTGAAAGATCCGTGATTGTTATTGATGCTTGATGATGCAGGCTGACTTCATGAAAATGCCATTTCCTGACAATAGTTTTGATGCAGTATATGCGATTGAAGCTACTTGCCATGCACCGGATGCGGTATGTATTCCTTATTCTAATATATTAAAACCTTGGCTAGGATGGCACATCTATTTACACCTTTtgtaatctctctctcccttcttctccttttctttctgGTTCATATTGGTTTAAACTTAGTTCCTTATCTGGATAGTATGGATGCTACAAAGAAATACATAGAGTATTAAAACCTGGACAATGTTTTGCTGCATATGAGTGGTGCTTGACTGATTCTTTTGATCCCAATAACCAAGAACATCAAAAACTAAAGGTAAGATATGCTTGAAGCATgaaaaagctatttttttttgggggtggagGTGGGTGGGGGGTGTTGAAATTTTATCATGAATCTCATCTTAGGGAGTTATATTTTGTGAGTGTAACAGAATTTCATTGAAACAGGCAGAAATTGAGATTGGTGATGGCCTTCCTGACATCAGGTTGACCGGAGAATGCCTTGAAGCTCTGAAGCAAGCTGGTTTTGAGGTGAGTGCTAGTTACGATTCTTTTTTCTGAATATTTTCTTGTGATTTGCACAAGTGACAACCCATTTATTTATTCTGCCAAAGGTCATATGGGAGAAAGATCTTGCAGTGGACTCACCTGTCCCCTGGTACTTGCCTTTTGATCCTAGTCACTTCTCACTGAGTAGTTTCCATCTAACCACTGTTGGGCGTTTCATCACAAGAAACATGGTAAGATTTGTTTCATTCTAATGTTGCATTAGTGTTGTTAGCTCCCTCTTCCCAAACTCTAAGTTTGTAAAAGCCATGCTTTTGGCTGGAATTGTATTTTGActttgagatttgagagaatTTGTACTTGTGCAATTCTAGAAAGGCAGTTGATAAGTGCTGATTTTTTTGTTAGCTCAAGACCTGGAATATGTGGGACTTGCCCCAAAGGGAAGTCAACGTGTCCTAAGTTTTCTAGGGCAGGCTAGGAAAGGGCTACTTGGAGGTGCAAAGTGAGTGTTCCCACTATCATACTTATTTTCTTGAGCTCCatgctaaaatttttatatatttttcctgaGTAACATAAAGTTAGCaagaattatatttttattggggAAGTTTGTGGCCTCGTGCACAAGCTGTAAATCCAGCATTATATCAGATCCATCTATGTAGGGTTTATTCCTGTAACTAGTGCAAGTATGTATTTTGAGCTAAGTCAATGGTCCTAAAATTTAAAGTGCACCCAAAGCTTGAAAGGATAGTGAGAAGAAATGGTGTTTGAAATTCTTATCTTGAAGTTGAATCAtagtttcttctttttgagTCATTGAGCTAATCTGTTAATATACTTGTGTACACACGAGCTGCTCACATCTTTATATTTCTGTCTTTCAGGAAAGAGATTTTCACACCAATGTATTTCTTTTTGGCCCGGAAGCCGCTTTCAGATAATCTGTAATGTGGCAGTGTAAACTAATTATCCTGATAGCATAGTCATGGAAATTTCCCAGGAATTCTGTCAGGTAGAAATGTATGTTAGAATTTGGTTTGACCATGTTAATTGACTTTGTGATTTGTATCTTCCTGAGTTTTGAGTTGCCATTTGAAAGTTGTTTGTCTGTGTTTAGTTATCTGTGGGTTCATCTGTACACCTCCAATGGCTTGAGCTATGAATTAGCCTTCAGCTTTATTGGGGTAGTGACTTCTATTTTATCTATCGAATGAAAATTTGGAGGTgcacattttttgttgttggtaaATGTATATGATCACTGTCATTGCCTAGATTACAAGGAACATGATCCTCTCTATTCCCAAATTACTTGCAATAGAGTCAATTT
This genomic window contains:
- the LOC115967771 gene encoding cycloartenol-C-24-methyltransferase-like; protein product: MSKSGVLDFASGLGGNIDKNEVLSAVDQYEKYHVFYGGEEEERKAHYSDMVNKFYDLVTSFYEFGWGESFHFAPRWKGESLRESIKRHEHFLALQLGLKPGQKVLDVGCGIGGPQREISKFSSTSVTGLNINEYQISRGKELNRIAGVEKTCNFVKADFMKMPFPDNSFDAVYAIEATCHAPDAYGCYKEIHRVLKPGQCFAAYEWCLTDSFDPNNQEHQKLKAEIEIGDGLPDIRLTGECLEALKQAGFEVIWEKDLAVDSPVPWYLPFDPSHFSLSSFHLTTVGRFITRNMLKTWNMWDLPQREVNVS